Part of the candidate division Zixibacteria bacterium HGW-Zixibacteria-1 genome is shown below.
CGCCGTCATTCGAGCCTGGGTTTTAAAAATCCAGTTGACTTCGAACGGGCGGCTACCCTATCTTAACTATGTGTCCATTTTTTTAGGGGAAGACCATATCTACGCAAGGGTATCCTCAAAGGAGCAGGAAAAGGAAGGCTATTCCATCCCATCACAGCTAAAATTGCTGAGGAATTATGCCAATGAAAAAAGATTGGCAGTAGACGAAGAATTTATTGATGTGGAAACCGCCAAAGTTACAGGAAGGACCGGATTTGACAAAATGCTTACTCACCTTAGACGAAATTCTAAGGAGATAGTAGTTCTTGTTGAAAAAACAGATCGTCTTTATAGGAATATAAAGGATTGGGTCACGCTTGACGAATTGGATGCTGAAATACATTTCGTTAAAGAGAATTTCATTCTGTCTTCTGAATCGAAATCTTCTGAAAAATTTTTGCATGGCATTAAAGTATTAATGGCCAAAAACTATATCGACAATCTTTCCGAAGAGGTCAAAAAGGGTCAAGTTGAAAAGGCAGAGCAAGGCGAATGGCCGTCGAAAGCGCCGGTTGGATATTTGAATAATAAGGAAACACATTGTATTGAACCCGATCCAAACAAGGGGCCATTTATAAAAAGATTATTCGAATGGTATGCATCGGGTGAAAATTCTCTGGAAAAACTGGCTATCAGGGCCAAAGAATCAGGTTTGTTTTCACGCAATTCTATGACCATAAATAAGGCTGGAATCCATCGAATATTGAAAAATCCCATTTACCATGGCGAGTTTGTTTGGAAGAACAAACGCTACTTTGGCTGTCATCGGCCGCTAATATCGAAAGAACTATTTGATCGGGTTCAAGCGACCTTTCAACGTGCCAATCATCCCAAAGAGACAAAACGGAATATCGCTTTGGCGGGTCTAATTAAGTGCGGGAAATGCGGATGCTCCATGACTCCTGAGATTAAGAAAGGAAAATACATCTACTATCATTGCACCCAATATAAGGGCACTTGCGATAATATCTGGGTCCGAGAAGAAGACTTGATTGAGATGTTTGCCAGTGTCGTCAAGCAAGTAAGAGTCCAGCCGAATGTTATTGATGATTTAAAGAAGGCTCTCCTGGAAAGCCAACAAGATAGAGTGAAATATCACCAAGAGTCGATTGCAAGTCTGCGAAGGAAATATGATCAGACGAGCAAAATGCTTGATCGAGCCTACGAAGATAAACTAAATGGGACGATTTCTGCCGAGATGTGGAAGCGCAAATCTACGGATTGGGAAAACAAGCTTGTTGATATTCAGAGTGAAATCAATTCTCATCAGAATGCTAATTCAAATTTCTATCAAACTGGATTACAAATTCTAGAACTGGCTAATTCTGCTTATGATATGTATTTACAGAAAAACAAAGAAGAAAAGAGATATTTGCTTGATATATTACTATCGAACTGCACCTTTTATCGCGGAACTCTTTGTCCCACATACAAAAAGCCCTTTGACATACTTGCCAAAGGGTCTATTTACAAATCAAAGCGGGGTTGACGAGACTCGAACTCGCGACCTCCTGCGTGACAGGCAGGCGTTCTAACCAAACTGAACTACAACCCCGACTATTCTTTTATTTGCAATGCGAATGTAAGCTAATTTTGCGTCCCTGTC
Proteins encoded:
- a CDS encoding recombinase family protein is translated as AVIRAWVLKIQLTSNGRLPYLNYVSIFLGEDHIYARVSSKEQEKEGYSIPSQLKLLRNYANEKRLAVDEEFIDVETAKVTGRTGFDKMLTHLRRNSKEIVVLVEKTDRLYRNIKDWVTLDELDAEIHFVKENFILSSESKSSEKFLHGIKVLMAKNYIDNLSEEVKKGQVEKAEQGEWPSKAPVGYLNNKETHCIEPDPNKGPFIKRLFEWYASGENSLEKLAIRAKESGLFSRNSMTINKAGIHRILKNPIYHGEFVWKNKRYFGCHRPLISKELFDRVQATFQRANHPKETKRNIALAGLIKCGKCGCSMTPEIKKGKYIYYHCTQYKGTCDNIWVREEDLIEMFASVVKQVRVQPNVIDDLKKALLESQQDRVKYHQESIASLRRKYDQTSKMLDRAYEDKLNGTISAEMWKRKSTDWENKLVDIQSEINSHQNANSNFYQTGLQILELANSAYDMYLQKNKEEKRYLLDILLSNCTFYRGTLCPTYKKPFDILAKGSIYKSKRG